ACTCAACCAGGTGCGAGGAATAGAGCTCATAAGGATGAGATTGGGCGAACCAGATTCCAGTGGCAGACCCAGACCGATACCTATTGAGGGCAGCAACTTTGTCCTTGAAGATATCGATATGGTTATTGAGGCATTAGGCACAAGACCTAACCGGATGTTCTTGGATCGAGCGCCGTTCATTGCCCGCGATAAATGGGGAATCATCCAAGTGGATGAACATATGCGCACCAACCAGCCAGATATTTTCGCCGGCGGGGATGCCGTGAGTGGTGGCGCAACTGTAATCCGTGCTTTAGGCGAGGGCAGAATTGCTGCTCGGTCAATTCACGAATACCTGACAAAAAAATAATTCAAAAAAGACTAAATATTAATTGTCGAGCTGTGACTGGATTCACTACTTGGTAAATTCAAAAGGAATACTCTTGCTTTCGAGCAATTAACTAACCATAGGTGCTCAGATGGTAAATTATAAACTAAAGGCAAGTAAGGATTTATAGAAGTATCCTCAAAAATTGTGGATAGATAGAATTTAAAACAGCTAAATTTATTCAATGATTGCTGGCTTAATCAGATTTCTTCCTATTTTCAAAGGTGCGTAACAATTGATGTCTTTATTGAAGTTAAATGATGTAAGCCAAACCTTGACTTTAAGCCGCCTCAGATTATTATAAATTTATGAAATTGGACCTTCTTGTTTTTGGGGTAGCGCTGGTTTTAAGCGTTTCGGGAATAGCGCTGATATACTCAGCAGTAGTGGGCACACCGATAAATCTTCTTTACATAAGGCAGTCCGCTTTTTTGCTGCTCGGGATTGGGGCGATGCTGCTTTTCTGGCGAATACCGCTTAGAGTTCACGACGGGTTAGCATACATATATTATATTATTGCGGTCTTGTTACTCGTTCTCGTGCTCCTTCAGACGGGGAATGTCAAAAGGTGGCTTGGCTTTGGCGGACTCCGAATTCAACCGTCGGAATTTTCGAAGCTCGCCATGATATTCGTGCTTGGAAGATGGTTCAGAGACCACCTCAAACAAATTAACTCCTTAAAGGTTATCGTCGGCGGTGCCGCGCTGGTTGTAATCCCATTCTTTCTCGTCATAAAAGAACCCGATTTAGGAACAGGACTGGTTTTCTGGATAATATACTTCGTCATGCTACTTGCTGCGGGCATAAAACCTATAGTTTTATTCATGATACTAAATCCAATCCTTGCGATACTCTGCGCTTTTCACTGGCTTGCATGGACACTGTACTTCGTTCTGCTCATACTAATAATAATAAAATTCCGTATCCACATTAAACTTGGCTTTATCATACTTTTGATAGCGATATTTTTCGGTGCAATGACGCCGTATGTCTGGTCGCGGCTTCATCCCTATCAGCGCGAGCGAATAATGGTGTTCCTAAATCCCAAACATGACCCATTCGGCGCAGGATACCAGCTTCTTCAAAGCAAAATAGCTGTTGGCTCGGGCGGAATTTTTGGCAAGGGCTACCTGAAAGGCACACAGACACGGCTCCAGTTCATTCCTGCAAAACACTCCGACTTCATATTCGCAGTTCTCGGGGAACAGTTCGGATTTATAGGAGCTATAGCATTGTTAATACTTTATCTTCTCCTATTCTGGCGTGCGCTAATGTTAACTCGCATGACAAGAACCCACTTCGCAAGAATGGTGGTTTTCGCAGTGGCAGCCGTGATAATTTTTCAGGCTTTGCTTAACATATCGATGTGCATAGGACTCGCACCAATAACGGGAATACCTCTGCCATTCGTTTCGTCGGGTGGGTCCTCGCTAATAGTTTTCTGGTCGATGATCGGAATGCTTCAAAATGTATATTCACAGAGGGTAGCGCAGTGAGAGAGCTTATAAAAAGAGTATCAGTGGCATCCATAATAGGTCCTATCGTCATAATATTATTATGGTTCGGGGGATACCCGCTTTTTGTGCTCACATCGCTTGTTGGGATAGGGCTTATAATAGAATTTTTCAAACTTTCCAAGCAAAAAATCTCTTTGTGGCGAATAATTCTTATATGTCTTCTTGCCGTAATCTGGCAAACAGCAGTTTTCTTTGGCTACGAGAATTTGCTCCAATTATTTCTGGGTTCGGTCATAATACTTCTCGTTACCGAACTTTCAACAAAAGCCACGGAAGGCACTCAGGAAAGGTCAAGCTCAATGCTTTTCACTTATATCTACGCGGGACCGATAACATCTACGATACTACTCGTGCGTCGTTTCGGAGCACACTGGGCTATTCTTCCGGTGGCAATGGTCTGGATAGTTGACACAGCAGCATACTGGGGTGGCTCGCTAACTGGAAAACACAAGCTGGCACCTGAATTTTCCCCCAAAAAAACGGTGGAAGGGTTCCTGTGGGGCATAGTTAGCGCAGTTATTATAGCACTCGTTGTGCCCCTAATATGGAGCAAATTTGATACAACGAAATTATGGCTTTGCGCTATGGTAACAGCTTTTGCTGGTCAACTGGGCGACCTTTTCGAATCGAAGCTTAAGAGGCAATTCGGGGTTAAGGATTCGGGCAAAATTCTTCCGGGACATGGCGGAATATGGGATAGAACCGATTCAATACTCTGGGTTTACCCGCTTGTGTGGATTATCCTTACATTAATAAAGTAATTCAGAAGTTGAGATAAACCCTAAGATTTTTTCTCTTCATAATTGCAATTTCTCCAATAAAAAAGCCCTCCGTTTCCGGAGGGCTTACTACCATAGCCTGGGCTTCGTGGTTTCGTTATCGTCTTCTGCCCTTGGCTTTCTTCGCGCGGAACTCTACCTGCACCCTTCGGTTGAACTGACGACCTTCAGGCACCTTGTTGTCACCTATCATCTTATCATAAGTGGTGCCATCGTCGCGCATCTTCTTCAGGGTATAAGGTCTATCAGGACCGTGTCCCTCGGAAATAAGGGTTAACTTGTGGTCCTTGAGCCACTTTGTAACCTCTTTATCCGACTTTAAGTTGAGCATGTGTCTGAGGTAGATCCTCAGATTCTTAAGCTCTCTTACAGCACGCTCAACCGAGAGCTCCTGGTTACGGCGTCTAAGACCGATTATGTCGGTATGACCCGTTATAGCTATCGTCAGCGGCTCACCACCGCGCTCACCAAGCTCGATTATTCGCTTGGCTATAGCCTCCATGCGGCTATGGTAGTACGGTGAAATGGCTACATCCTTGTCGAAGCGGAACACCACAAGAAGTCTCGACTCCTCACCGTAAACCTTGTCGACCTGGTCAACCACAAGCGTCTCCGAGACGGCCTCGCCAACTGCGCCAAGTTCGTCAGTAGCGGTAAGCTTACCATAGTAGAACTTACCACCCTCAATATATTTCCCGTTGTCCATCTTCCAGTCCCATGGAAGCGTTGCCGGCGGCTCTCCAGAACCAGCCTTGAACAATTTAACCACACCGCCACCAAGCTCATAAAGCTCCGCCCTGTGCGATACCACCGGATTGTCCGACTTCACGCTCATCAAAACCTTATTCTGCGGATTGCCAACTGTAATACCTTTCGGGATTTTTCTGCCCGGGAACGGCTTGTAAAGCACACCATCGGCAAGCAAGGAAATCTTCACATGTGGCTCGTCGGCAGGGAATCTATCCTCACCCCAAGCGAATATTCTGTCCCAGAGGTAGAACGGAACAACTTTCTTAATTTGCTCTTTAATGTCCGCTGCACGCAGGAATGAAGGCTCAAGAAGTGTCGGTTTCG
The sequence above is drawn from the bacterium genome and encodes:
- a CDS encoding FAD-dependent oxidoreductase, with the protein product LNQVRGIELIRMRLGEPDSSGRPRPIPIEGSNFVLEDIDMVIEALGTRPNRMFLDRAPFIARDKWGIIQVDEHMRTNQPDIFAGGDAVSGGATVIRALGEGRIAARSIHEYLTKK
- a CDS encoding rod shape-determining protein RodA, which codes for MKLDLLVFGVALVLSVSGIALIYSAVVGTPINLLYIRQSAFLLLGIGAMLLFWRIPLRVHDGLAYIYYIIAVLLLVLVLLQTGNVKRWLGFGGLRIQPSEFSKLAMIFVLGRWFRDHLKQINSLKVIVGGAALVVIPFFLVIKEPDLGTGLVFWIIYFVMLLAAGIKPIVLFMILNPILAILCAFHWLAWTLYFVLLILIIIKFRIHIKLGFIILLIAIFFGAMTPYVWSRLHPYQRERIMVFLNPKHDPFGAGYQLLQSKIAVGSGGIFGKGYLKGTQTRLQFIPAKHSDFIFAVLGEQFGFIGAIALLILYLLLFWRALMLTRMTRTHFARMVVFAVAAVIIFQALLNISMCIGLAPITGIPLPFVSSGGSSLIVFWSMIGMLQNVYSQRVAQ
- a CDS encoding phosphatidate cytidylyltransferase yields the protein MRELIKRVSVASIIGPIVIILLWFGGYPLFVLTSLVGIGLIIEFFKLSKQKISLWRIILICLLAVIWQTAVFFGYENLLQLFLGSVIILLVTELSTKATEGTQERSSSMLFTYIYAGPITSTILLVRRFGAHWAILPVAMVWIVDTAAYWGGSLTGKHKLAPEFSPKKTVEGFLWGIVSAVIIALVVPLIWSKFDTTKLWLCAMVTAFAGQLGDLFESKLKRQFGVKDSGKILPGHGGIWDRTDSILWVYPLVWIILTLIK